From the Armatimonadota bacterium genome, the window ACGTTGGGACGGGACTGGGACCGAATGGTGACGTTTTACCGGTACCCCCAGGAGCACTGGCGGCACCTGCGGACCGTCAACGTGGTGGAGTCCCCCTTTGCGGCGCTGCGGCTACGGACGGATGCGGCCAAGCGGTTCAAGAAGGTGGAGCGGGCTGCGGCGGTGATCTGGAAGATGCTGATGGTGGCCCAGACGAGGTTCCGGCGGCTGAACGCCCCGGAGCTGCTGGCCAAGGTTTACGTGGGGGTGCGGTACGAGGACGGGATCGAGGTCACCGGGAAGGAGGCCGCCGCCTGAGTGTTTACCCACTTTTTGACGGAACCCCGGGAGTCTGGGCTCCGCCACTCAGCAAGAAAGTGACTGGTGGGGACGAGGGTGGTCAGGCCGGTGTTCCCTGGCGATGGCTTCGGCGAGGGCTGCGGTCTCGCGGCTCGGATCCACCTCCAGGTCGCGGCGCAACGACGCCACGCACTCCTGGTACAGGCGCAGCGCTTCCGCACGCCGACCGTGCTCCGCCAGGAGCACCATGAGCCGCCGGTAGACCTCTTCCCGCCAGGGGTCGAGGCGGAGGATCTCGCGCAGGTGCGCCTCGGCCTCCGCTACCTGCCCCTGGGAGGCTTTAGCCTCCCCCAGCCGCTCCAGAACCCCGATGTACGCGATCCGCAGCCGCTCCCGTTCGAGAGTCGTCCAGGGTTCGTTGGCCTCGTCGGGCAGGAGGTCTCCGCGGTAGATCCCTGCGGCGGTCTCCAGGGCCCGGAGGGCAGACTGGACGTCGCGGGCCCGGGCGGCGGCCGCCACGTGAGCTTCGAACTCCTGGACGTCTGTGACCACCGCACCCGGCAGGATCCCGTACCGCCCTCGCTCCAGGACCAGGCACGCTTCCCCGGGACTGCCCTGGCCCACCGCCCGCTTGGCGTTGCACCAGGCCACGTCCAGGCTGGACTTCGCGGATTCAGGAGGGAGGTGGGGCCACAGCGCTTCCAGCAGCGCCTCGCGGGGGACCGGCTCGCGGGCGATCAGGAGGTAGGCGAACAACAGGCGATCCCGGCGGCGACGCCAGACCTTGTGGGAGAGGCACTCCTCGCCCCGCCACACTTCGAACCCCCCGAGGAGCCGGACCCGCAGCTGCGGCCCGGGCGGCGCCACCGCGGGAAGCGCCAGGGAGCGGGCCAGGGCCCTCGCGTCCTCGATCGCGGCATCGAGCGTGATCCCCTCCCCAGCAGCCCGGGCGGCCTGGAGTGCGCCCGGGGCCGCGGCGGTCTCCGCCGCCCGCACCGGACGCGCGAGCTCGCCTTGCTCAAGGGGCGACTGTGGGGCGCCCAGTCGGGCACGTGCCGCAGCGGCCGCGCCCAGGAGCCGGGCCCCGGCGGCGCCTCCCGCCTGAAGGGCGACGGCGCCGAGGACCTCCAGGGACTGGACCAGGCCGAGCCGTTCATCCACCTCCTGGAAGAGGTCGAGGGCCTCGCGTGCGGCGGCCAGGGCCGATGCGGTGTCGCCCTCCCGCAGCGCCGCACGCGCCAGGATCAACTGGGAGCGACCGGCAGATCCCCGGGCCGCCAGGCGCCGCGAGATGGGCAGGCTCTCCAGGCTGCGCGCGCGGGCCAGCGCCGCGTTGCCGCGGGCCAGCGCGGCCAGCGCCAGCGTGTTGAGGCTGGCCGCCGTGCCGTAGGCGTCTCCCAGCGACCGGAAGCGCGCCACCGCATCCTGGGCCAGCGACTCCGCCGCGTCCCCGTCGCGGCGGTGCGCCGCCAGCACCCCTAGGCTGTCCAGCGCCAGGGCCGCGGCGCGGGTGAGGTTAGCCGCACGCGCCAGCTCGAGGCTCTCACGGCCCCACGCCTCCGCTCCCTCATAGTCGCCCTCCAGGCGGGCGACGATGCCCCGGATGAGCAGGGCGAAAGCGGTGAGTCCCGGATCGCCCACCGCGCGGCCGATCGACACACTCTCGTCCAGGGCCCGCCGCGCCGCCGCATACTCCGCCGTCCGGTACCGCACCACGGCCAGCGTGTTGAGGGCCGACGCCAGCCCTCTGCCGTCACCGAGGCGGCGGAAGAGCGCACTGCTCTCCTCGAGGGCCTGTTGGGCGCGGAGGTTGTCCCCGACCTCCCAGGCCAGCTCGCCGGCCCAGTACAGGGCCTGGGCACGCAGCGTCTCGGGAACGGGCTGGCCCACCTCCCGGGCGTCTTGCCGCTGCAGCCAGCCTTCCAGCCACTGCCGCGCCTCAGTGGAGTGGATGTGGCCGGCCCACATCGGTCCCGCCGCAGCCACCGCGAGACGCAGCCCGCGGATCACGTCGCCACGCGCCTGCGCCCACTCCATGGCGGCCCGGATGTTGTCGTGCTGGGCCGCCACCGCCTGTACCGGGGCCGGGTCGCGAGGCCCTTCCAGCCCGTGGGCCCCCGACTCCGCGATCCGGAGGTAACAGGCGAGGTGCCGGTCACGTACTGCCTCGGCTTCCCCCGACTCCAGCAGGCGGGCCTGGGCGTACTGACGGATCGTCTCCAGCAGGCGGTACGGCGCAGGACGCCCCGGTTCGACCACCAGCAGCGAGTGGTCCACCAACGCGGCGACCAGGTCGAGGATCCGGTCCTCCCTCACCGGCGGGCCGACGGCTACCTCCGCAGCGGCCTCGAAGGTGAAGGCGCCGGCGAAGACCCCCAGACGGCGCAGGACCGCCCGTTCGTCCTCCGACAGGAGGTTGTAGCTCCAGTCGATCACCGCCTGGAGCGTGCGGTGGCGTTCGGGCCAGGAGCGGCTGCTGCCGGTGAGCAGGCGGAAGCGGTCGCCCAGCCGCGCGGCGATCTGCTGGGGGGAGAGGATGGGGATCCGGGCCGCTGCCAGCTCGATCGCCAGCGGCACCCCGTCCAGCCGGACACAGATCTCCGCCACCGCCGCAGCGTTCTCCGGAGCCAGGGCGAAGGCTGGCACCAGGGCGCGGGCGCGCTCCAGGAAGAGCGCCACGGCGGGGATGCCCGCCAGCGCCTGCAGGTCCGGCACCTCCCCCGGCTCTGGCAGGCGGGGCACCGGCAGGGGTGGCACGGGGAAGTGGTGTTCCCAGGGCACGCGCAGCGCGATGCGGCTGGTCACGAGACAGGTCAGTCTCGCGCAGGGCGCCAGCAGGGCCGCCAGGTGCGGGGCGGCGGCGACGACCTGTTCGAAGTTGTCCAGGAGCAGCAAGGCGGCCCGGTCCTGGAGGTGGTCGCTCAGGGTGTCCAGCAGATCCACACCGCGGAGATCGCGCAGGCGCAACACCCGGGCGATCGCCGCCAGGACCCCCGCGGGGTCGCGCACCGGCGCCAGGTCCACGAACCAGGCGCCGTCAGGAAAGGCGTGCTCCACGCGCCGGGCGATCTCCAGGGCCAGCCGCGTCTTGCCGATGCCCGGGGGCCCGGTGAGGGTGAGGAGGCGGACCTGGGGCTGGGCCAAAAGCCGCGCCCCCGTGGCCACCTCTTCGTCGCGACCGATGAGGGGCCCGGGCTGGAGGGGAAGCACCGACCTGGGGATCCCTCCAGTGCGCTTCCTGCGAGGCCTCCCTGCCGCCGACCGCCGTGCCTTGCGCATCTCCCTGCCCGCCCGATCCCGGCGAGGCTTCGCCTAGCCGGGAAAGGATCCGGTGAAACTTTTCGGGCCCGTCGCAGGGTTTTCCCCCTGGACTCCCCGCGCGTTAGGGCTGGACTGCCCACGCGTCAAGGAGGATCGAGCGAGACGCCCCACCGCAGGCGGGCCATGCGTGACGGGCGCGCGGGAGCGGCACCGAAGTGCTGCTCCCGCGCTTGCCTCCAGGTCTTCAGCCTGCCGGCATGCTCCAGGGCCCGCCAGGCCGCCTCGGATCCCCGTCAGGGCGTGTAGCGGCCTTCGCCCGACTCCGCCCACTGGACCTCGGTCCCGGGCTGCACCGACGCCGGGCCTGCCCGCCCCACGGGCCGGGCGAGCACGCGGCCGGTCTGCGCCAGCCGTGCCCGGACCTGGGAGAAGACCTGTCGGCCGGCCAGGACGCGGGGCGGCTGCTCCGCCAGGCCCCGATTGCTCAGATAAACCCTGCCGAACCAGGTGATCTGCCACCCCGCCTCCATCTCCCAGGCGGTGTTCCACCCGGCGACCGCGCTGAAGTCCGGGGTCTGGTACTGGCTGGCCCCGCCCAGCCACCCGGGGGTGACAAGGATGCTCCACCGCGACTGCGACTGCCGGTGGAAGAGCAGGTAGGCCCGCAGCGGGAGGGTGGTGGAGACGTACGCGAGGCCGCTGTAGAGCGGACGGCGGCCCGTGGCCGACAGCCCCGTGATCGGTGCCGGCAGCGTCACGCCCTGGTTGCCGGGGTCCGGGACGGCGCTCACGTACTTGAGGGCCACCTCCCCGGGGCCTCCCGCACCGCTCTCGGCAAACACGACGAAGATGTACAGGTCCTCGGCGATGACCCCGCTGTCAACCGCCTGC encodes:
- a CDS encoding transposase; translation: TLGRDWDRMVTFYRYPQEHWRHLRTVNVVESPFAALRLRTDAAKRFKKVERAAAVIWKMLMVAQTRFRRLNAPELLAKVYVGVRYEDGIEVTGKEAAA
- a CDS encoding BTAD domain-containing putative transcriptional regulator → MLPLQPGPLIGRDEEVATGARLLAQPQVRLLTLTGPPGIGKTRLALEIARRVEHAFPDGAWFVDLAPVRDPAGVLAAIARVLRLRDLRGVDLLDTLSDHLQDRAALLLLDNFEQVVAAAPHLAALLAPCARLTCLVTSRIALRVPWEHHFPVPPLPVPRLPEPGEVPDLQALAGIPAVALFLERARALVPAFALAPENAAAVAEICVRLDGVPLAIELAAARIPILSPQQIAARLGDRFRLLTGSSRSWPERHRTLQAVIDWSYNLLSEDERAVLRRLGVFAGAFTFEAAAEVAVGPPVREDRILDLVAALVDHSLLVVEPGRPAPYRLLETIRQYAQARLLESGEAEAVRDRHLACYLRIAESGAHGLEGPRDPAPVQAVAAQHDNIRAAMEWAQARGDVIRGLRLAVAAAGPMWAGHIHSTEARQWLEGWLQRQDAREVGQPVPETLRAQALYWAGELAWEVGDNLRAQQALEESSALFRRLGDGRGLASALNTLAVVRYRTAEYAAARRALDESVSIGRAVGDPGLTAFALLIRGIVARLEGDYEGAEAWGRESLELARAANLTRAAALALDSLGVLAAHRRDGDAAESLAQDAVARFRSLGDAYGTAASLNTLALAALARGNAALARARSLESLPISRRLAARGSAGRSQLILARAALREGDTASALAAAREALDLFQEVDERLGLVQSLEVLGAVALQAGGAAGARLLGAAAAARARLGAPQSPLEQGELARPVRAAETAAAPGALQAARAAGEGITLDAAIEDARALARSLALPAVAPPGPQLRVRLLGGFEVWRGEECLSHKVWRRRRDRLLFAYLLIAREPVPREALLEALWPHLPPESAKSSLDVAWCNAKRAVGQGSPGEACLVLERGRYGILPGAVVTDVQEFEAHVAAAARARDVQSALRALETAAGIYRGDLLPDEANEPWTTLERERLRIAYIGVLERLGEAKASQGQVAEAEAHLREILRLDPWREEVYRRLMVLLAEHGRRAEALRLYQECVASLRRDLEVDPSRETAALAEAIAREHRPDHPRPHQSLSC